The following are from one region of the Edwardsiella tarda ATCC 15947 = NBRC 105688 genome:
- the cycA gene encoding D-serine/D-alanine/glycine transporter has translation MGNRIAPPEAHPTPPPGERLQRHLTNRHIQLIAIGGAIGTGLFMGSGKTISLAGPSIIFVYMIIGFMLFFVMRAMGELLLSNLDYKSFSDFASDLLGPRAGYFTGWTYWFCWVVTGMADVVAITAYAHFWFPHLADWIISLSCVLLLLSLNLVTVKMFGETEFWFAMIKIVAIIALILIGLGMALSGFRAPSGEQAAFSNLWREGFFPHGISGFFAGFQIAVFAFVGIELVGTTAAETRNPHQVLPKAINAIPLRIIMFYVLALCTIMIVTPWHQVVANKSPFVELFVLAGLPAAAGIVNFVVLTSAASSANSGIFSTSRMLYGLAQSGLAPRRFARLSRRSVPAAGLFFSCLCLLGGVVLLYLIPNVITVFTLITTVSAVLFMFVWSIILCSYLVYRRRYPQRHAASQYKMPLGIVMSWLCLAFLFGVLILLTLENDTRQALMVTPLWFIALAIGWRFTRHRPATTPQREENGII, from the coding sequence ATGGGAAATCGCATCGCACCACCGGAAGCCCATCCCACTCCGCCCCCGGGAGAGCGACTACAGCGTCACCTCACCAACCGCCATATTCAACTCATCGCCATCGGTGGCGCCATCGGTACCGGCCTGTTTATGGGATCGGGTAAAACCATCAGCCTCGCGGGTCCCTCGATCATCTTCGTTTATATGATCATCGGCTTTATGCTGTTCTTCGTGATGCGGGCGATGGGCGAGCTACTGCTCTCCAATCTGGACTATAAGTCCTTCAGCGACTTCGCCAGCGATCTCCTCGGGCCGCGAGCCGGCTACTTTACCGGTTGGACCTATTGGTTTTGCTGGGTGGTCACCGGCATGGCCGACGTGGTCGCCATCACCGCCTATGCCCACTTCTGGTTTCCCCATCTGGCAGACTGGATCATTTCGCTCTCCTGCGTGCTGTTGTTACTGTCGCTTAACCTGGTCACGGTCAAGATGTTCGGCGAGACCGAGTTCTGGTTCGCGATGATTAAGATCGTCGCCATCATCGCCTTGATCTTGATCGGCCTCGGCATGGCCCTCTCCGGCTTCCGCGCCCCCTCCGGCGAGCAGGCCGCCTTCAGCAATCTGTGGCGCGAGGGATTCTTCCCCCATGGTATCAGCGGCTTCTTTGCCGGATTTCAGATCGCCGTCTTCGCCTTCGTCGGTATCGAACTGGTCGGCACTACCGCGGCGGAGACGCGCAACCCTCATCAGGTCTTACCCAAGGCGATCAACGCCATACCGCTACGCATCATCATGTTTTACGTCCTGGCGCTCTGTACCATCATGATCGTCACCCCTTGGCATCAGGTCGTCGCGAACAAAAGTCCGTTCGTCGAGCTGTTCGTCTTAGCAGGGTTGCCCGCCGCCGCCGGGATCGTCAACTTCGTGGTGCTGACCTCCGCCGCCTCCTCTGCCAATAGCGGCATCTTCTCCACCAGCCGTATGCTGTATGGGTTAGCGCAGAGCGGTCTGGCCCCGCGGCGCTTCGCCCGGCTATCGCGGCGCTCCGTTCCCGCCGCCGGGTTGTTCTTTTCGTGTCTGTGCCTGTTGGGCGGTGTGGTATTGCTGTATCTGATCCCTAACGTCATCACCGTCTTCACCCTGATCACCACCGTCTCGGCGGTGCTATTTATGTTCGTCTGGTCGATCATCCTGTGCAGCTATCTGGTCTATCGCCGGCGCTATCCACAGCGCCATGCGGCCTCCCAGTACAAGATGCCGTTGGGCATCGTCATGAGTTGGCTATGCCTGGCGTTTCTGTTCGGCGTGCTGATCCTGCTCACCCTCGAAAACGATACCCGCCAAGCCTTGATGGTCACCCCGCTGTGGTTTATCGCGCTGGCTATCGGCTGGCGTTTCACCCGCCACCGTCCCGCCACCACGCCCCAGCGCGAGGAGAATGGCATCATATAA
- a CDS encoding CobW family GTP-binding protein: protein MTRVNVITGFLGSGKTTTLRHLLAHKPAQERWAILVNEFGEIGIDGALLADSGALLKEIPGGCLCCVNGLPMQIGLNRLLKEQPDRLLIEPTGLGHPSQILRQLASDTYQAWLTIQATICLLDARQLDSARLRNDESFNAQLAVADIIVANKCDTYDAVTREHLQRWWQEQGAERTLIETQQGQLDTHWLDTPRRATTPLPTSAHHHASPTPASGIAALRLQPGQGWRRALNQGQGYYSCGWIFSDDSLFDTVGLLEWVRLTPLLRIKGVLRVAEGTLRVNRQGDDFHIETSPVAPPDSRIEVIHDAEADWNSLQSALLKLRTRRHCDDRA, encoded by the coding sequence ATGACCCGTGTAAATGTGATCACCGGTTTTCTCGGCAGTGGCAAAACCACCACCCTGCGCCACTTACTGGCCCACAAACCGGCACAAGAGCGCTGGGCGATACTGGTCAATGAATTTGGCGAAATCGGCATCGACGGCGCACTCTTAGCCGATAGCGGAGCCCTGTTGAAGGAGATCCCCGGCGGATGCCTGTGCTGCGTTAATGGACTGCCGATGCAAATCGGCTTAAACCGACTACTGAAGGAGCAGCCCGATCGGTTGCTGATCGAGCCCACGGGATTGGGGCACCCCAGTCAGATCCTGCGACAACTCGCGAGCGACACCTATCAAGCTTGGCTGACGATCCAGGCGACCATCTGCCTGCTCGATGCGCGCCAGCTCGACAGCGCGCGTCTACGCAACGATGAGAGCTTCAATGCGCAACTGGCCGTGGCCGACATTATTGTGGCGAATAAATGCGACACCTATGACGCCGTAACACGTGAGCATTTGCAGCGCTGGTGGCAAGAACAGGGAGCCGAACGCACGCTGATCGAGACTCAGCAGGGCCAGCTCGATACACACTGGCTCGACACCCCGCGTCGCGCCACTACGCCACTCCCCACATCCGCGCATCATCACGCCTCCCCGACGCCCGCCTCCGGCATCGCCGCCTTACGCCTACAGCCGGGCCAAGGCTGGCGCCGCGCGCTCAATCAAGGCCAGGGGTACTACAGTTGCGGCTGGATCTTTAGCGATGACAGCCTCTTCGATACCGTCGGGCTGCTGGAGTGGGTTCGCCTCACCCCACTGCTACGCATTAAGGGTGTCTTACGCGTCGCCGAAGGGACGCTACGCGTCAACCGCCAGGGAGACGACTTCCACATCGAAACCAGCCCCGTCGCGCCACCGGATAGCCGCATCGAGGTGATCCACGACGCCGAAGCCGATTGGAACAGCCTACAGAGTGCCTTATTAAAGCTGCGCACACGCCGTCACTGCGACGACAGGGCTTAG
- a CDS encoding FCD domain-containing protein, with translation MRLYQEVGNTLRAAIARGDYPIGERLPPERDIAEQFDVSRSVVREALIMLELEHLIDVRKGSGVYVMALPQQVSGVHVRNLDENTFGPFELLQARQLLESEVAAFAATQATKSDILQMREAIEQERQALNGGCADESADERFHCLLAQSTQNSVLAGMVQEAWRARQHNPLWAGLHGHTQDFSYRWNWLEDHQKILQAVLRRDALAAKQAMWQHLENVKAKLLEISNPDDPGFDGYLFDSTPVRLDCK, from the coding sequence ATGAGATTGTATCAGGAAGTCGGCAACACGCTGCGGGCCGCGATCGCACGCGGCGATTATCCTATCGGGGAGCGTCTGCCTCCGGAGCGTGATATCGCCGAGCAGTTCGATGTGAGTCGGAGTGTGGTGCGCGAGGCGTTGATCATGTTGGAATTAGAGCATTTGATCGACGTCCGTAAGGGGTCAGGGGTGTATGTGATGGCCCTTCCCCAGCAGGTCTCGGGGGTGCACGTACGCAACCTCGACGAGAATACCTTTGGGCCCTTTGAGCTGCTCCAGGCGCGCCAATTATTGGAGAGCGAGGTCGCCGCCTTCGCCGCGACGCAAGCCACCAAGTCCGATATTTTGCAGATGCGTGAGGCCATCGAGCAAGAGCGCCAGGCATTGAATGGCGGCTGTGCGGATGAGAGCGCGGATGAGCGCTTTCACTGTTTGTTGGCACAGTCGACGCAGAACAGTGTCTTGGCCGGTATGGTGCAGGAAGCTTGGCGGGCACGTCAGCATAATCCGCTGTGGGCGGGGCTGCATGGTCATACCCAGGACTTCAGCTACCGCTGGAATTGGCTGGAGGATCACCAGAAGATCTTACAAGCGGTGTTGCGCCGTGACGCGCTCGCCGCCAAACAGGCCATGTGGCAGCATTTGGAAAATGTGAAGGCTAAACTCTTGGAGATCTCTAATCCGGATGATCCAGGATTTGACGGTTATCTGTTTGACTCCACACCGGTACGACTAGACTGTAAGTAA
- the mepS gene encoding bifunctional murein DD-endopeptidase/murein LD-carboxypeptidase translates to MVKSQPVLRYILRLAPAIAAAVLLSACTTAPRDRYAQTDTHAVTNQDNLLLQASQDEFEEMVRNVDIKSKIMDQYASWKGVRYRLGGDSKRGIDCSAFVQRTFREQFGLELPRSTSQQEGTGRAIKRSKLRIGDLVLFRAGSTGRHVGIYLGNDQFVHASTSSGVTISNLNETYWKKRYREARRVLPGVQLAQADTHS, encoded by the coding sequence ATGGTCAAGTCTCAACCAGTTCTGAGATACATTCTGCGTTTGGCACCCGCCATCGCCGCCGCAGTGTTACTTTCAGCCTGTACCACGGCACCTCGCGATCGCTACGCACAGACTGATACGCATGCAGTTACCAATCAAGATAACCTTTTACTGCAAGCGTCTCAGGATGAATTCGAAGAGATGGTGCGCAATGTGGACATCAAGTCCAAGATCATGGATCAATACGCAAGCTGGAAAGGCGTCCGCTACCGTTTAGGCGGCGACAGCAAGCGTGGTATCGACTGCTCCGCCTTTGTGCAGCGAACCTTCCGTGAACAATTCGGCTTGGAATTGCCGCGTTCCACCTCTCAGCAAGAGGGAACCGGGCGCGCCATCAAACGCTCCAAACTGCGTATCGGCGATCTGGTGCTGTTCCGCGCCGGCTCTACCGGGCGTCACGTCGGCATCTATCTGGGCAATGATCAGTTCGTGCATGCTTCCACCAGCAGCGGCGTAACCATCTCTAACCTGAACGAGACTTACTGGAAGAAACGCTACCGTGAGGCGCGTCGCGTCCTGCCGGGTGTCCAGTTAGCCCAGGCCGATACACACAGTTAA
- a CDS encoding EAL domain-containing protein, producing the protein MTQLGTERWRGYFRPLLSAGAVGMVLLLAVITVSWQASRGLSNSAHQRITLALGQIEEALGNARLASDAVLRYAGQPCDATVHAALAFQVTTVPDVRSVNLARDSTIYCSSLYGATQRKLGHDRYSEHRLTLMPNNQLTPNRSLLVFSTPGPENSSVLVGIDGYYLRNILRSLSEPTPLYLHIGDRWMDARGQVIAALPPVEGRRIVQQAPHYAVSVVTTIPVNSHWAYILDYSRGSLVLFLGLAIVFGVVTYRLAGQVNSPVAYLREALRRHQFIPYIQPVVSGQDERLVGCEILMRWQHPQLGLIPPNNFIPLAEDSGLIVAMTRDMMQQVSDYFAPRCKSLPADFHFGFNISASHFNDLSLVEECRRFLAAFQENPIQLVLELTERQRVPDGALTERIFDELRALGVQLALDDFGTGHSSLAYLQRYPFDILKIDQSFVRMIGSDALSEHIVDTVITLAKRLNMVTLAEGVESEPQLQHLRAYHLDFLQGYWFGRPSSLTDFTQHWLANVPTQAMK; encoded by the coding sequence ATGACGCAACTGGGCACTGAGCGTTGGCGCGGTTATTTCCGCCCGCTGCTGTCTGCGGGTGCGGTAGGGATGGTGTTGCTATTGGCGGTGATCACCGTCTCCTGGCAGGCCTCGCGTGGCTTGAGTAATTCGGCGCATCAACGCATTACGCTGGCCTTGGGGCAGATCGAGGAGGCGCTGGGCAATGCCCGCCTGGCTTCCGATGCGGTGTTACGCTATGCCGGACAACCCTGTGATGCCACGGTACACGCCGCGTTGGCCTTCCAAGTGACCACGGTGCCCGACGTGCGCTCGGTCAACCTGGCGCGAGACAGCACCATCTACTGCTCGTCGTTGTATGGCGCCACCCAACGTAAACTTGGTCATGATCGCTACAGCGAGCATCGCTTGACCCTGATGCCGAATAATCAGCTGACGCCGAACCGCTCCCTGTTGGTGTTCAGTACACCGGGGCCGGAGAATAGCAGTGTATTAGTTGGGATCGATGGCTACTATCTGCGCAATATTTTGCGTTCGTTGAGTGAGCCGACCCCGCTGTATCTGCATATCGGCGATCGTTGGATGGATGCGCGCGGCCAGGTGATCGCGGCGCTGCCGCCGGTGGAGGGGCGGCGCATCGTGCAGCAGGCCCCCCATTATGCCGTCTCGGTGGTGACGACGATCCCGGTCAACAGCCACTGGGCCTATATTTTGGATTACTCGCGCGGCAGCCTGGTGCTGTTCTTGGGCTTAGCCATCGTGTTTGGTGTGGTGACCTACCGTCTGGCGGGGCAGGTGAATAGCCCGGTGGCCTACTTGCGTGAGGCGTTGCGTCGTCATCAGTTCATCCCCTACATCCAACCGGTCGTCAGTGGTCAGGATGAGCGTCTGGTCGGCTGTGAGATCCTGATGCGTTGGCAGCATCCCCAGTTGGGGCTGATCCCACCGAATAACTTCATTCCCTTGGCGGAGGATAGCGGGCTTATCGTCGCGATGACGCGTGACATGATGCAGCAGGTCAGTGACTATTTTGCCCCTCGCTGCAAAAGTTTACCGGCAGATTTTCACTTCGGTTTTAACATCAGCGCCAGCCATTTTAACGATCTCAGCCTGGTCGAGGAGTGTCGTCGTTTCCTCGCCGCCTTCCAAGAGAACCCGATTCAGCTGGTGTTGGAGCTGACGGAGCGTCAGCGGGTGCCCGATGGCGCGTTGACGGAGCGTATCTTCGATGAGTTACGCGCATTAGGGGTGCAGCTGGCGCTGGATGACTTCGGTACCGGGCACTCGAGTCTGGCTTATCTACAGCGTTACCCGTTTGATATCTTGAAGATCGATCAGAGCTTCGTGCGGATGATCGGGAGCGACGCGTTATCCGAGCATATTGTGGATACGGTGATCACCTTGGCGAAGCGTCTCAACATGGTGACGTTAGCGGAAGGGGTGGAGTCGGAGCCACAGCTACAGCATTTACGCGCTTACCATCTGGATTTCTTGCAGGGATATTGGTTCGGTCGTCCATCATCCCTCACGGATTTTACCCAGCATTGGTTAGCTAATGTGCCAACTCAGGCGATGAAATAA